In Paenibacillus stellifer, the DNA window CAGGCTCCCTTCCCTCACCATGTTCACGGCTGACAGCCCTCGGAATCCGGGGGGAACCGCCGTCAAAGAACTTTCGAGAGTCCAATGCAAAGAGGCCCTGGCAAGCCAACAGGCTAGCGGGCCTCATTTTTAATAACCGTTGAACCAGAACCGGCAGCTCGCCCGCCCTAGAAAATCCATAACAGCAGCGCGGCAACTGCTCCTATAATTGTAATTCCGATCAGTAAATCCGATACTTGTCTGAGGAGGCCGGGAGCGCCTTCCCGGTGAAGCTTGCTCGCATTGACATCATGATTCGCTTTGTGGCCTCCGGGATCAGTCGAATTAGCAGGGGGACCCGGACTAAAAAAGTCGGTCATGGCTATCAGCTCCTTTTCCTCTTTTCCTCATTATACACCGGATGATTCCAAATGATCTCGGATTTTATAACGATTCCCATACGGTGAAAATAGCTCCGGCCCGCAATTCGCAGCCGCTCCAACGTCAAAGTGTGCTTCATGGGTGTCCACCTTCACAGGTGTCCGCCCTCGCCGGTGCCCGGGCTGCCAGGCTTCAGCTTTGCGAATCCTCCGCCGCGCTCAGCCCAGCTTCACTGCGAAGGCCTCGTATGGCCGCAGTGCGAGCTCGGCGAAGTTCGCCGATTGGCGGTCGTAGTTCGCGATGATGATCTCATCGCTCGCACCCAGCTCCGGCAGCGCCACCGTCACGGCCTCGCCGCCGAAGTTGGCGGCGACGAGCCAGGTTTCTCCCTCGTAACGGCGCAGGTACATGAACACCTGCTCCGGCACATCCTTCACCAGCTCGAATTCGCCCCAGACGACAATCGGGTGGCTCTGGCGCAGCGCGATCAGCTTGCGGTAGCAATGGAAGACGGAATCCGGGTCTGCCAGATTGTCCTTGACGTTGATCTCCGCATAGTTCGGATTCACATGCAGCCACGGCTCGCCGGTCGTGAAACCTCCGCCCGGCGTATCGTCCCACTGCATCGGCGTTCGGGCGTTGTCGCGGCCCTTGGCGTTGATCGAAGCCAGGATGTCCTCCTTGCTGTAGCCAGCTTCCAGCCGCTCGCGGTACATATTGATGCTCTCGATATCCTGCACCTCGGAAATGTCCGTGACCGGATAATTCGTCATGCCGATCTCCTCGCCCTGATAGATGTAGGGCGTGCCCTTCATCAGGTGCAGAAGAATGGCGAACATTTTGGCGCTTTCCTTGCGGAAGGTCTGGTCGTCGCCCCAGCGGGAGACAATGCGCGGCAGGTCGTGGTTGTTCCAGAACAGGCTGTTCCAGCCCTCCCTGCCCAGCTCGGTCTGCCACTTCGTCAGCACCGACTTCAGCTCGCCGACGGAAAGCGGCTTCAGATCCCACTTGTCCTTGCCCTCCTGCTGGTCCAGGCCCACATGCTCGAACTGGAACACCATCGACAGCTCCTTGCGCGCGGGATCGGAATACAGCTTGGCGATCTCCGGCGTCGCGCCCCAGGTCTCACCGACGGTCAATACATCATGCTTGCCGAACGTCTCGCGGTGCATTTCCTGCAAATACTCATGCAGCTTCGGACCGTTGCCGGTGATTTCCCGGTCGGGAATTTTGCCGACCAGATCGATGACGTCCATGCGGAAGCCGCCGACGCCTTTGTCCAGCCAGAAATTCATCAGATCCCAGACCTCTTGCCGAACCTTCTCGTTCTCCCAGTTCAGATCAGGCTGGCGGCGGCTGAACAGATGCAGGAAATACTGGCCGCTCACCTCGTCCAGCTCCCAGGCTGGGCCGCTGAACGTCGATCTCAGTCCGTTCGGCACATCGCCGTCAACCGGGTCCCGCCACACATAGTAATCCCGGTACGGATTATCCTTGCCTTTGCGGGCTTCGATGAACCACGGATGCTCATCGGAGGTATGGTTGACCACCAGATCCATGATGATGCGGATGCTCCGCCGCTTGGCCTGCTCGATCAGCTCGTCCATGTCCGCCATCGTGCCGAACTCGTCCATAATATCCCGGTAATCGCTGATGTCATACCCGTTGTCGTCGTTGGGCGACTTGTAGACGGGACTTAGCCAAATTGCCGTAATCCCAAGCTGCTCCAGATAATCCAGGCGGTTGATGATTCCACGCAGATCGCCGATCCCGTCCCCGTCACTGTCCTGAAAGGACCTCGGATAGACCTGATAAATCACCGCTGTCTGCCACCATTTTGAATTCACATTCTCACTCCTGTTCCCCATATTTGACGACCAGCATCGTCCAGATGTCCAGTCTCGGCAGGACAATCCGCGCCGCTATGCCCTGTTCGTGCTTGGTAAGCGTATAGTCGGGATACACAATCTCCCCGGCCAGATCATCCGGGCTAGCCGTATAAATCGTTTCGGCCGGATGATCCAAAAGCACAGTGCAAACGATACCATTTTGCGGTTCGGGCCTGCTCCGCTTGCCGTGTTCCCAGTAATCATCCTCCAGGCCAATCAGATTGAGCAGATGGACGATCAAATAACCCGGCTTCCGCTTCACTATCGTCCAGACGGACCCTGTATCGCCGTTTGGAGCGAACGCATGGCTGCCTTCGAACACAATCTCCGTGTTGACTCCCGCCGTATAAGTGTACGAAACATCCTCCAGAGCGGGATGATGCAGCAGCGCGCCGAACCTAACAATGAAATCATAATATCTTCTGACCTCCAATGCAAACGTTTGTCGCATCGGGGCGTAGTCCGGATAGTACGGTTTGGTTAACATTGAGTTGTCCTCGCCCAGCAGCAGATGGTAGCCGCCGCTTGCGAAGATCGTTGCCATTGTCAGTACAGCTCCGTTCTCGGCCCATTCGGGATCGTTGCCGGCCTCCGGGTAGAATGACGGCAAGTACGCGGACAGGATAACCGGTTTCTCCGGGTTCAGCAGCCGGGCGTTGTCGATCAGCCCTTTCAGCTCCCGCAGATGAATGACTGGCGGCCAGACTTCGATGTAGATCGCTTCCTGGTCCGAGGAGGCGGTCTTGCTCACTGGATAATTTCCGACATTGTTGAAAATCAACCCGGCCGACGGATCGATCTCCGTCACCGCTGCCTTGGTCCGGTCAATCAGCGCCGGATAACACTCGGCCAGATCGACGGTTTCTTCCCGGCCGTCTATGCGGCGGACCGCTTTTTTGGGAAAGCCATACTGGTCCATGTGGATGCCGTCGAAGCCGGCCGCCACCACCCGCGCGAACTGCTCGACGATGTGGTCGGTCCAGGGCGAGCCGGGCGTAATGTCCATAATATAGAACAGATCGATCAGTTGAAACGGATCACCGCTGCGCTGGTACAGTCCCCATTCTGGACGCTGCTGCAGAAAATCCTTCAATCCGGCGTATACCGCACCGTATGCCATTGCCGCCATGCCTTTGCCCTGAACAGCAGCCAGCTTCTCCTTCACCACCCGGTAGGACATCTCCCGGCCCATCGGATCCGTAAATTCGTCTGTCGGCGGAATGAGATCGTCGTGCCTGTACATCCAGTCGTAGAACTGAATGACGTTCAGGTGGAACTTGTTCATGCTCTCCACATCGCGCAAATCTCCCGCTTCACCGCTGCGGAAATCGCTCAGGAAGCCATAGCGCGGCGCCCGCCGCCAATGATCGGCGATGTCGTAAGCTGTGGAAGCGGCGCCCAGGGCTACCCCTTCATGCAGCACTGTCACACGGGCGCCGTACCCCGCCCACTCCGTCTCCTCCAGATACAGGGGGGTCGGCAGCTTCAGCAGTTGTCCACCTGTAGTTAGAACGCTCAGTGTATGGCTAGCTACCGTCCGCTCCAGCTTGTTGAACACGATCCGCAATTCCAGAATCGCGTCTTGCGCGGTCTCCAGCTCGATCAGCAGGCTTCCCGGCTGCCCAGGTCTATACTGGGCGCGGTCCGGGTACACCTCCAGATGAGTCAGCGCCGCACCAGCCGGCGGGATTGCTCCCTCCTTCTGATGTAAGCCATTGTCCGGCTTCATTCCGTTCTCCGGATGTATGCCATTCTCCCGGTATGCCGGATTCTCTGTATTGTTCGTATTGTTCGTGTTCTTCGTATTCACCATCTTCTCCACCCCGTTTTCTTCATCATGTCCATTCAGCAGACCGGGGTATGACCGAAAGAATCATACCCCGGTGCTGCTTATAGGATTCCGCAGCCTGCCCGGCCTGCGGTTAAATCCATTATTTCTTGCCGTTTGTTGCCAGCCAGGCGTCAAGCTGCTTCTGGGCCTCGGCGATAACCTTGTCGGCGCCGGCCGCTTTTTGCTTATCCAGCAGTTTCTGCAAATTCTCTTCCGGATCAAGCTGGCCGGATTTCAACCCGTCCACGAATGCCTTGTTGGCGTTGTCGATGGAGATCAACTCGTTCTTGACCGGTTCAGGGTCAAAGACAAAACCGAAGATACGCGAAGGATTGGAGGTTACCTTTTTGTTGAACGCCTCGTAGTTCAAATACTTCTTCGGATCTTCCCCGACCCGGGTATAGTTCAGCATCTGGTTGCCAATCTGCCACATAATATCATGGTAATAGCCGATATTGTCCGTCGTCTTGCCTTCCGGCAGGGCCACCTGGCCGTCCTTCAGCACATAATGGGTGCCTTCAATGCCGAAGTTAAACAGCGTGAGCAGGTTCTTGTCCTTGAAGAACAGGTTCAACAGCATCATGGCGCGCTCCGGGTCCTCCGAGGTTTTGGAGATCGCTTGCATGGTCGCCGTCATTTTGCCGGTCTGAAGCCGGTCGATGCTCAGCGGGATTTGCAGCATTTCGCGGTTCGCCTTGATGGTACCGTTCGGTGACAGCGCCGCCTTGCCGATTTCCATATCGGCTACGATGTCCATATCGCCAACAAAGGCGAAAGCTTTGCCTGTCTGGAGCTTCTTCCACGCATCCAGACCCGGGGTCAGCGCGTCCTTGTTGATATATCCGGCCTTGTACCATTTGTT includes these proteins:
- a CDS encoding glycoside hydrolase family 13 protein, with translation MGNRSENVNSKWWQTAVIYQVYPRSFQDSDGDGIGDLRGIINRLDYLEQLGITAIWLSPVYKSPNDDNGYDISDYRDIMDEFGTMADMDELIEQAKRRSIRIIMDLVVNHTSDEHPWFIEARKGKDNPYRDYYVWRDPVDGDVPNGLRSTFSGPAWELDEVSGQYFLHLFSRRQPDLNWENEKVRQEVWDLMNFWLDKGVGGFRMDVIDLVGKIPDREITGNGPKLHEYLQEMHRETFGKHDVLTVGETWGATPEIAKLYSDPARKELSMVFQFEHVGLDQQEGKDKWDLKPLSVGELKSVLTKWQTELGREGWNSLFWNNHDLPRIVSRWGDDQTFRKESAKMFAILLHLMKGTPYIYQGEEIGMTNYPVTDISEVQDIESINMYRERLEAGYSKEDILASINAKGRDNARTPMQWDDTPGGGFTTGEPWLHVNPNYAEINVKDNLADPDSVFHCYRKLIALRQSHPIVVWGEFELVKDVPEQVFMYLRRYEGETWLVAANFGGEAVTVALPELGASDEIIIANYDRQSANFAELALRPYEAFAVKLG
- a CDS encoding glycoside hydrolase family 66 protein codes for the protein MVNTKNTNNTNNTENPAYRENGIHPENGMKPDNGLHQKEGAIPPAGAALTHLEVYPDRAQYRPGQPGSLLIELETAQDAILELRIVFNKLERTVASHTLSVLTTGGQLLKLPTPLYLEETEWAGYGARVTVLHEGVALGAASTAYDIADHWRRAPRYGFLSDFRSGEAGDLRDVESMNKFHLNVIQFYDWMYRHDDLIPPTDEFTDPMGREMSYRVVKEKLAAVQGKGMAAMAYGAVYAGLKDFLQQRPEWGLYQRSGDPFQLIDLFYIMDITPGSPWTDHIVEQFARVVAAGFDGIHMDQYGFPKKAVRRIDGREETVDLAECYPALIDRTKAAVTEIDPSAGLIFNNVGNYPVSKTASSDQEAIYIEVWPPVIHLRELKGLIDNARLLNPEKPVILSAYLPSFYPEAGNDPEWAENGAVLTMATIFASGGYHLLLGEDNSMLTKPYYPDYAPMRQTFALEVRRYYDFIVRFGALLHHPALEDVSYTYTAGVNTEIVFEGSHAFAPNGDTGSVWTIVKRKPGYLIVHLLNLIGLEDDYWEHGKRSRPEPQNGIVCTVLLDHPAETIYTASPDDLAGEIVYPDYTLTKHEQGIAARIVLPRLDIWTMLVVKYGEQE